The following are from one region of the Calypte anna isolate BGI_N300 chromosome 13, bCalAnn1_v1.p, whole genome shotgun sequence genome:
- the SKP1 gene encoding S-phase kinase-associated protein 1, with translation MPSIKLQSSDGEIFEVDVEIAKQSVTIKTMLEDLGMDDEGDDDPVPLPNVNAAILKKVIQWCTHHKDDPPPPEDDENKEKRTDDIPVWDQEFLKVDQGTLFELILAANYLDIKGLLDVTCKTVANMIKGKTPEEIRKTFNIKNDFTEEEEAQVRKENQWCEEK, from the exons ATGCCTTCGATTAAACTGCAGAGTTCAGATGGAGAAATCTTTGAAGTGGATGTTGAAATTGCCAAGCAGTCTGTGACCATCAAGACCATGCTGGAAG ATTTGGGAATGGATGATGAAGGTGATGATGACCCAGTCCCTCTTCCAAATGTTAATGCAGCTATCTTAAAAAAG GTGATTCAGTGGTGCACCCATCACAAGGATGATCCACCTCCTCCTGAGGATGatgagaacaaagaaaaaagaacagatgaCATCCCCGTGTGGGATCAGGAGTTTCTGAAAGTAGACCAAGGAACACTTTTTGAACTTATCCTG GCTGCAAATTACTTGGACATCAAAGGTTTGCTTGATGTCACATGCAAGACAGTTGCAAACATGATCAAGGGGAAAACTCCAGAAGAAATTCGCAAAACATTCAATATTAAGAATGACTTcactgaggaggaagaagcacaG gTACGTAAAGAGAACCAGTGGTGTGAAGAGAAATGA